A genomic region of Chitinimonas arctica contains the following coding sequences:
- a CDS encoding polysaccharide deacetylase family protein — protein MLLALRIEVDSLAAARDITPRLLGLLRDHDAKASFFFAMGPDRSGRTGGPLFEVGESRQQIRLNRQLNGPRGAARWYGSLIPAPELVKHAADAIRAVRDAGFETGLRGWDRVNWIKCIAGAEASWVRGELEAACHAYEAVLGEAPHAIALPGWRVNRAALRLEQQLGLHYASDTRGKHPFLPVIEGEPVRVLQLPTTLPTLSELIGAGNRDGTAAVDDLLAMTERIPLTGHVFTIQAHGDGGKRLPLLQRLLAGWREQGLELASLQRLSEILDPAKLPWHTVELRAWPGHGGLLALQGEAFPG, from the coding sequence ATGCTGCTTGCGCTGAGAATCGAGGTGGATAGCCTTGCCGCCGCCCGCGACATCACCCCCCGGTTGCTGGGGTTGCTGCGCGACCATGATGCGAAGGCCAGTTTTTTCTTCGCCATGGGGCCGGACCGCAGCGGCCGCACCGGCGGCCCCCTGTTCGAGGTAGGCGAAAGCCGCCAGCAGATTCGTCTCAATCGCCAATTGAACGGGCCGCGCGGTGCGGCACGTTGGTATGGCAGCCTGATTCCGGCGCCGGAGCTGGTCAAACATGCCGCTGACGCCATCCGGGCGGTGCGCGATGCTGGCTTCGAAACGGGCTTGCGCGGCTGGGACCGGGTGAATTGGATCAAGTGCATTGCCGGCGCCGAGGCGAGCTGGGTGCGCGGCGAGCTGGAGGCGGCCTGCCACGCCTACGAAGCGGTGCTGGGTGAGGCGCCCCATGCCATTGCCCTGCCAGGCTGGCGCGTCAATCGGGCCGCCCTGCGGCTGGAACAGCAGCTAGGCTTGCACTACGCCAGCGACACACGCGGCAAACACCCGTTTTTGCCGGTCATAGAGGGAGAGCCGGTCCGCGTCCTGCAACTGCCCACCACGCTGCCCACCTTGTCGGAACTGATCGGCGCGGGCAATCGCGACGGCACGGCCGCCGTAGACGACTTGCTGGCCATGACCGAGCGCATTCCCCTTACCGGCCATGTCTTCACCATCCAGGCGCACGGCGATGGCGGCAAGCGCTTGCCGCTTTTGCAACGTTTACTTGCCGGTTGGCGGGAACAGGGCCTGGAGTTGGCGAGCCTGCAGCGTCTGAGTGAAATCCTCGACCCGGCCAAATTGCCCTGGCACACCGTTGAACTGCGCGCCTGGCCAGGCCATGGCGGCCTGCTGGCCTTGCAGGGAGAAGCTTTTCCCGGCTAG
- the apaG gene encoding Co2+/Mg2+ efflux protein ApaG, with protein sequence MGESRKYDITVTVQTQYLAEQSDEDANRHVFAYHISIVNTGSVAAQLLTRHWIISEADGKTQEVRGQGVVGEQPQLKPGEAFAYTSGVALSSPVGTMHGSYQFRADDGQSFDAPVESFVLSVPRILH encoded by the coding sequence ATGGGCGAATCCCGCAAGTACGATATCACCGTCACCGTTCAAACCCAGTACCTGGCCGAGCAATCGGACGAGGATGCCAATCGGCACGTATTCGCCTACCACATCAGCATCGTCAACACCGGTTCCGTGGCGGCCCAATTGCTGACGCGGCATTGGATCATCAGCGAAGCGGACGGCAAGACCCAGGAAGTCCGCGGCCAAGGCGTGGTGGGCGAACAGCCCCAATTGAAGCCGGGCGAGGCCTTCGCCTACACCAGCGGCGTGGCGCTCAGCTCGCCGGTTGGGACCATGCATGGCAGCTATCAGTTCCGCGCCGACGATGGCCAGAGTTTCGACGCACCGGTGGAATCCTTCGTCCTGTCGGTGCCCCGTATTTTGCATTGA
- the rpe gene encoding ribulose-phosphate 3-epimerase, translated as MSQPTFRIAPSILSADFAKLGEEVRNVIAAGADIIHFDVMDNHYVPNLTIGPLVCQAIRPCTEAMIDVHLMVKPVDAIVPLFAKAGADLITFHPEASEHIDRTLGLIKEQGCKAGLVFNPATPLSHLDYVMDKIDMVLLMSVNPGFGGQKFIPATLDKLREARRRIDEYTARTGREIWLEIDGGVKVDNIAEIARAGADTFVAGSAIYDSPDYQATIAAMRAELAKVGA; from the coding sequence ATGAGCCAGCCCACATTCCGCATTGCCCCCTCCATCCTGTCCGCCGACTTCGCAAAACTGGGCGAGGAAGTACGGAATGTGATCGCCGCGGGAGCCGATATCATCCATTTCGACGTGATGGACAACCACTACGTCCCCAACCTGACCATCGGCCCGCTGGTGTGCCAGGCCATCCGGCCCTGTACCGAAGCCATGATCGATGTACACCTGATGGTCAAACCGGTCGATGCCATCGTGCCGCTGTTCGCCAAGGCCGGCGCGGACTTGATTACCTTCCATCCCGAAGCCAGCGAGCATATCGACCGCACCCTGGGGCTGATCAAGGAGCAAGGCTGCAAGGCTGGCCTGGTGTTCAATCCGGCCACGCCGCTGTCCCATCTGGACTATGTGATGGATAAGATCGATATGGTGCTGCTGATGTCGGTCAATCCCGGTTTCGGCGGCCAGAAGTTCATTCCGGCGACCCTGGACAAGCTGCGCGAGGCGCGCCGCCGCATCGATGAATATACCGCCCGCACCGGCCGGGAGATCTGGCTGGAGATCGACGGCGGCGTCAAGGTGGACAATATCGCCGAGATCGCCCGCGCGGGTGCCGACACCTTCGTGGCCGGCTCGGCCATTTACGATTCGCCCGACTACCAGGCCACCATCGCAGCGATGCGCGCCGAGTTGGCCAAGGTCGGCGCATGA
- a CDS encoding SDR family NAD(P)-dependent oxidoreductase — protein MSGALYILTGASRGLGLGIARAIAARGGQLLAVARSESAELAQLGRDMPGYRFFPCDLADAAQLEALTGALCGALGSARDLYLINNAGVTGPIAPAGRYQHSDLVHCLAVNLTAAMHLSNAFIAHVQERPGDRRILNISSGAGRNPYPSWTAYCTSKAGLDMYSRCVGVEQAEHANGIRIAAVAPGIIDTDMQADIRASTPEDFPLVERFKAYQADGALSDPDRAGADLLRLLHGTHMGFGDLLDIRTFAS, from the coding sequence ATGAGCGGAGCCCTCTATATCCTCACCGGGGCCTCGCGCGGCCTGGGCCTGGGCATCGCGCGCGCCATCGCCGCACGGGGCGGCCAGCTGCTGGCCGTCGCCCGCAGCGAGAGTGCCGAACTGGCGCAATTGGGCCGGGATATGCCGGGCTATCGGTTTTTCCCCTGCGACCTTGCCGACGCGGCCCAGCTGGAAGCGTTGACCGGGGCGCTTTGCGGTGCGCTGGGCAGCGCGCGCGACCTCTACCTGATCAACAATGCCGGCGTCACCGGCCCCATCGCGCCGGCCGGCCGCTATCAGCACAGCGACCTTGTCCACTGCCTGGCGGTCAACCTGACCGCCGCCATGCACTTGAGCAATGCCTTTATCGCGCATGTGCAGGAAAGGCCGGGAGATCGCCGCATCCTCAATATCAGCTCGGGCGCCGGCCGCAATCCCTACCCGAGCTGGACCGCCTATTGCACCAGCAAGGCGGGCCTCGACATGTATAGCCGCTGCGTTGGGGTGGAACAGGCGGAACACGCCAACGGCATCCGCATCGCCGCCGTCGCGCCCGGCATTATCGATACCGATATGCAAGCCGACATCCGCGCCAGTACGCCCGAGGACTTCCCCTTGGTCGAACGCTTCAAGGCTTACCAGGCCGACGGCGCACTGAGCGACCCGGACCGGGCCGGGGCCGATCTCCTGCGCTTGCTGCATGGCACGCATATGGGCTTCGGGGACCTGCTCGATATACGCACCTTCGCCAGCTAA
- a CDS encoding thiamine pyrophosphate-binding protein, whose product MADNKAAGGQTDTLQGTDVAELVVRYLEAIGVEYVFGVPGGAVEPVYNALARSARRGGPRAVVARHEAGAAFMAEGYTRETGRLGVCIATSGPGATNLITGVACAYDNSIPMLAITGQPSLPSFGRGALQESACTGVNTLGMFRHCTRYNSLVSHPDQVESKLVSALMRTHRAPYGPAHLSFPVDILRAPAPSSWLNYDLRSLLEKPSLLDINVVRQLAEEIRRADKIAIILGGTCGEATEAILQLAELTNALFVTTPDGKGLVNPRHHLYRGVFGFAGHYTANAILLDDPDVVLAIGVSLGEWTSAAWCDTVLNNRLVHIDVDDEHLMRSPMARLHVRGRISSVCEMLVDILRGDQAKAAERAGKISLRSIEGMLREPNKYESDAVPIKPQRLMHELSRHCPPSTRFYADAGNSTAWAIHYLQARDRRISHQHDFGRTHPELGERRHDHSGWLRVLMDFAPMGWAIGTAVGGARGNPECPVVCITGDGSYLMSGQEITVAASEKLTVLFVILNDAALGMVKHGQRLAGAEATAFELPDIDYRRLAESMGIPGFLIRRPEDFDSLDFDAILRRRGPTLLDVRIDGEEVPPMSLRMKTLGTEQ is encoded by the coding sequence ATGGCGGACAACAAGGCAGCGGGCGGACAAACCGACACGCTTCAGGGCACGGACGTGGCCGAACTGGTGGTGCGCTATCTGGAAGCCATTGGCGTCGAGTACGTGTTTGGCGTACCGGGCGGCGCGGTCGAACCCGTCTACAACGCCTTAGCCCGCAGCGCCCGGCGCGGCGGGCCAAGGGCGGTGGTGGCACGGCACGAGGCCGGTGCGGCCTTTATGGCGGAGGGTTACACCCGCGAGACCGGCCGGCTCGGTGTCTGCATCGCCACCTCGGGTCCGGGCGCCACCAATCTGATCACCGGCGTGGCCTGCGCCTACGACAACAGCATCCCCATGCTGGCCATTACGGGTCAACCCTCGTTACCCTCTTTCGGTCGTGGCGCCTTGCAGGAATCGGCCTGCACCGGCGTGAACACGCTGGGGATGTTTCGCCACTGCACTCGCTATAACTCGCTGGTTTCCCACCCCGATCAAGTCGAGAGCAAGCTGGTCAGCGCCTTGATGCGCACCCACCGGGCGCCCTATGGGCCGGCCCATCTTTCTTTTCCGGTCGATATCCTGCGTGCGCCCGCGCCCTCTTCATGGCTGAATTACGACTTGCGCTCCCTGCTGGAAAAACCCTCGCTGCTGGATATCAATGTGGTCCGGCAACTGGCCGAGGAAATTCGGCGGGCCGACAAGATCGCCATTATTCTCGGCGGCACCTGCGGCGAAGCGACCGAAGCCATTCTGCAACTCGCCGAACTGACCAATGCCCTGTTCGTCACCACCCCGGACGGCAAGGGCCTGGTCAACCCACGCCATCATCTCTATCGCGGCGTGTTCGGATTCGCCGGCCATTACACCGCCAACGCCATTCTGCTGGACGACCCCGATGTGGTCCTGGCCATTGGCGTCAGCCTCGGCGAATGGACCAGTGCGGCCTGGTGCGACACGGTCTTGAACAACCGGCTGGTGCATATCGATGTGGACGATGAACATCTGATGCGCTCGCCCATGGCCCGCCTGCATGTGCGCGGCCGTATCAGCAGCGTGTGCGAAATGCTGGTCGATATCCTGCGCGGCGACCAGGCCAAGGCAGCCGAACGGGCCGGCAAGATCAGCTTGCGCAGCATCGAGGGCATGCTGCGCGAACCGAACAAGTACGAGTCCGATGCGGTCCCGATCAAACCCCAGCGGCTGATGCACGAGCTATCGCGCCATTGCCCGCCCAGCACCCGCTTCTATGCCGACGCCGGCAATAGCACCGCCTGGGCGATCCATTATCTGCAGGCGCGCGACCGGCGCATCAGCCACCAGCACGACTTCGGCCGCACGCACCCGGAACTGGGCGAGCGGCGCCATGACCATTCCGGCTGGCTGCGCGTGTTGATGGATTTCGCTCCCATGGGTTGGGCGATCGGCACCGCGGTCGGCGGTGCGCGCGGCAATCCCGAGTGCCCGGTGGTTTGCATCACCGGCGACGGCAGCTATCTGATGAGCGGCCAGGAGATCACCGTGGCCGCCTCCGAGAAGCTGACCGTGCTGTTCGTCATTCTCAATGATGCCGCACTGGGCATGGTCAAGCACGGCCAAAGGCTGGCGGGCGCCGAGGCGACCGCCTTCGAACTGCCGGACATCGACTACCGGCGCCTGGCCGAATCCATGGGCATTCCGGGATTCCTGATCCGCCGCCCGGAGGATTTCGACAGCCTGGATTTCGATGCCATCCTGCGCCGGCGCGGCCCCACCCTGCTGGATGTGCGGATAGACGGCGAGGAAGTCCCGCCCATGAGCCTGCGGATGAAGACCCTGGGGACCGAGCAATGA
- a CDS encoding citryl-CoA lyase has protein sequence MSQAAPEQVIHTRIWLEEAEADNPFASRAAYCHGYDVYGEMLGQARWMEMLYLLFRAERPTPAETALLDALAVALANPGPRDPSIHAAMCGGIGGSTAAASLMAALAVGAGQYGGGREVWLAMQGWQQCGTELSAWQSRLAKLPEAEIDVWPAPEHPAGFDPNGVSTTTIVCQTLAVLARLSPGPRLPWLQTQRVALEQAAGLPLALTLPAAACLCDLGFNPAQGEMLYLLLRLPGAAAHALEQWEYGFKRFPFPPLELEDDPAQPDTKAPS, from the coding sequence ATGAGCCAGGCGGCCCCGGAACAGGTAATCCACACCCGCATCTGGCTGGAAGAAGCCGAAGCGGACAATCCCTTCGCCAGCCGGGCCGCTTATTGCCATGGCTATGATGTATACGGCGAGATGCTGGGACAGGCACGCTGGATGGAAATGCTCTATCTCTTGTTCCGCGCCGAGCGGCCCACGCCGGCCGAAACCGCCCTGCTGGACGCCTTGGCGGTGGCGCTGGCCAATCCCGGACCGCGCGATCCGTCCATCCATGCCGCCATGTGCGGCGGCATCGGCGGCTCCACCGCCGCCGCCAGCCTGATGGCGGCACTGGCGGTAGGCGCAGGTCAATATGGCGGCGGCCGCGAAGTATGGCTGGCCATGCAGGGCTGGCAGCAATGCGGTACCGAGCTGAGCGCCTGGCAATCCAGGCTGGCCAAGCTGCCCGAAGCCGAAATCGATGTCTGGCCGGCGCCGGAACACCCGGCCGGCTTCGATCCAAACGGTGTCAGCACCACCACCATCGTGTGCCAGACCCTGGCGGTGCTGGCCAGGCTCAGTCCCGGCCCTCGCCTGCCCTGGCTGCAAACCCAACGCGTTGCGCTGGAACAGGCCGCCGGCCTGCCACTGGCCCTGACGCTACCTGCCGCCGCCTGCCTCTGCGACCTGGGCTTCAACCCGGCGCAGGGCGAGATGCTATACCTGCTGCTGCGCCTGCCGGGCGCGGCCGCGCATGCGCTGGAACAATGGGAGTATGGCTTCAAGCGCTTCCCCTTTCCCCCGCTGGAGCTGGAGGACGATCCCGCCCAGCCCGACACGAAAGCCCCATCATGA
- a CDS encoding citryl-CoA lyase translates to MSGYQHLAEASGRFRTRVGGAFPGSRAVFRGHDLHGELMEMEWLALYAYSITARRPSAAETRLMNALWVVTGYPDARIWCNRVAALAGTSRSTANLAICAGNAIAEASIYGRRNEFRAISYFLATRQKMAAGASLADCVAEHLAARRKLAGYGRPLANGDERIPPIMRVAESLGLHDGPHVRLAFALDQFLLGSGKPLRMNYGGLVAAFGADLGFSAQTFQQFMFPSLLAGMQPCYGEACELPAGSRFPTPCTGIRYEGEARRPWLPG, encoded by the coding sequence ATGAGCGGCTACCAGCATCTTGCCGAGGCCAGCGGGCGTTTTCGTACCAGGGTCGGCGGCGCCTTTCCCGGGAGCCGGGCGGTATTCCGGGGCCATGATCTGCACGGCGAATTGATGGAAATGGAGTGGCTGGCGCTTTACGCCTACAGCATCACAGCGCGCCGGCCCAGTGCCGCCGAGACGCGCCTGATGAATGCCCTTTGGGTGGTGACCGGCTATCCGGACGCGCGCATCTGGTGCAACCGGGTGGCGGCGCTGGCGGGTACCAGCCGCAGCACCGCCAATCTGGCGATCTGCGCCGGCAATGCCATCGCCGAGGCCTCCATCTACGGGCGCCGCAATGAATTCCGCGCCATCAGCTACTTTCTGGCGACCCGGCAAAAAATGGCTGCGGGCGCCAGCCTGGCGGATTGCGTGGCCGAACACCTCGCCGCCAGGCGCAAGCTGGCTGGCTACGGCCGCCCCCTGGCAAATGGCGACGAGCGCATCCCGCCCATCATGCGGGTGGCCGAATCGCTGGGTCTGCACGACGGTCCGCATGTGCGCCTTGCCTTCGCCCTCGACCAGTTCCTGCTGGGCAGCGGCAAGCCGCTGCGCATGAACTACGGCGGCCTGGTTGCCGCCTTCGGCGCCGATCTGGGATTCAGCGCCCAAACCTTCCAGCAGTTCATGTTTCCCAGCCTGCTGGCCGGCATGCAGCCGTGCTATGGCGAGGCTTGCGAGCTACCGGCCGGCAGCCGCTTTCCCACCCCCTGCACGGGTATCCGCTACGAGGGTGAAGCGCGACGCCCCTGGCTACCCGGCTGA
- a CDS encoding TonB-dependent receptor plug domain-containing protein: MKRWPYSQISLLVALTCGYGAAAEMEEEDMALAYGDKRFVSIATGSAQPVSRAPAVASVITAAEIEAMGAIDLDQVLETVPGMHINRSSQVGSPVYVIRGIQSDTNNRVLLLVNGIPMTSVFTGDPGSVSVGQPLENVSRIEVIRGPGSALYGADAFAGVINIVTKTATEIGGHRLGARGGSFGTGAAWWLYGGNVGAMQVAAYLSAGRTDGARRTVEIDNQTPLDGLFGTRISYAPGPTEYGHKDIDAAIDLSQGKWRLRTAYKWRDKVGTGTGVASALDPAGHGSNKRLTADLNYEDKQFSPDWEISAQLAHMYMSQQTNLVLFPPGAFGGAFPDGMRGTPGTKLRRTRVGGTAVYTGWTNHRLRLGMGWEKNDLFDVHETKNFNFAFVPGVGNVPVPTGGMIDVSNVASFQLPHKRTLRYLFAQDEWQLAKDLFLTAGVRRDHYSDFGSTTNPRLALVWEAAFNLTAKLLYSRAFRAPSFSELYNVNNPVQLGYINTKPEKLDSLEAAVNWQVRSNTQLNLSLFRYQMKDIIRFLPNSDPITGATAGNSGRQKGHGFELETVWDASRTVRVSGHYAWQRSTDKTSQTDAGNAPRQQLSAQGDWRFSDNWRLAGRVNRVADRRRQAGDNRPAVPDYTSTDLTLSYGNSRSAWDMSLIARNIFNSDIREPSQAPGLIPRDYPQAGRAWFLQLQRRL, encoded by the coding sequence ATGAAACGATGGCCATATAGTCAGATCAGCTTGCTGGTAGCGTTGACGTGCGGATACGGGGCGGCGGCCGAGATGGAAGAAGAAGACATGGCGCTGGCCTACGGCGATAAGCGCTTTGTCAGTATCGCCACCGGCAGCGCCCAACCGGTCAGCCGGGCACCGGCCGTGGCCAGCGTGATCACGGCGGCCGAAATCGAGGCGATGGGCGCCATCGATCTAGACCAGGTGCTGGAGACGGTGCCGGGCATGCATATCAACCGTTCCTCGCAGGTCGGCAGCCCGGTCTATGTTATCCGCGGCATCCAGTCCGATACCAATAACCGGGTACTGCTGCTGGTTAACGGCATTCCCATGACTTCGGTCTTCACCGGCGACCCGGGCAGCGTATCGGTCGGCCAGCCGCTGGAGAATGTCTCGCGCATCGAAGTGATTCGCGGCCCGGGATCCGCCCTGTATGGCGCCGACGCCTTTGCCGGCGTGATCAATATCGTCACCAAGACCGCCACCGAGATCGGCGGCCACCGTCTCGGCGCGCGCGGCGGATCGTTCGGTACCGGGGCAGCCTGGTGGCTGTACGGTGGCAATGTGGGCGCGATGCAGGTGGCGGCCTATCTGTCGGCCGGCCGTACCGACGGCGCCCGCCGCACGGTCGAGATCGACAATCAGACACCGCTGGACGGCCTGTTCGGAACCCGCATTTCCTATGCCCCCGGCCCCACCGAGTACGGCCACAAGGATATCGACGCGGCCATCGATCTGAGCCAGGGTAAATGGCGCCTGCGCACCGCTTACAAGTGGCGGGATAAAGTAGGCACCGGCACCGGGGTGGCATCGGCGCTCGATCCGGCTGGCCATGGCTCGAACAAGCGGCTGACCGCCGACCTGAATTACGAGGACAAGCAATTCAGCCCGGACTGGGAAATCAGCGCCCAGCTGGCACATATGTATATGAGCCAGCAAACCAATCTGGTGTTGTTTCCGCCCGGCGCCTTTGGCGGTGCTTTCCCCGACGGTATGCGCGGTACGCCCGGTACCAAGCTGCGCCGTACCCGCGTGGGCGGCACGGCGGTCTATACCGGCTGGACCAACCATAGGCTGCGTCTCGGCATGGGCTGGGAGAAGAACGATCTGTTCGATGTCCACGAAACCAAGAACTTCAATTTCGCCTTTGTCCCCGGCGTGGGGAATGTGCCGGTACCCACCGGCGGGATGATAGACGTCTCCAATGTGGCGTCTTTCCAACTGCCGCATAAGCGGACCCTGCGCTATCTGTTCGCGCAGGATGAATGGCAGCTGGCCAAGGACCTGTTCCTGACGGCCGGGGTGCGTCGCGACCACTACTCCGACTTTGGCAGCACCACCAACCCTCGCCTGGCACTGGTATGGGAAGCCGCCTTCAACCTGACCGCCAAGCTGCTCTATAGCCGCGCCTTCCGCGCCCCGTCGTTCAGCGAGCTGTATAACGTCAACAACCCCGTGCAACTGGGCTACATCAATACCAAGCCGGAAAAGCTGGATTCGCTGGAGGCCGCCGTCAATTGGCAGGTGCGCAGCAATACCCAGCTCAACCTCAGCCTGTTCCGCTACCAGATGAAGGACATCATCCGCTTCCTCCCCAATAGCGACCCCATCACTGGCGCCACCGCCGGCAATAGCGGCCGCCAGAAAGGCCATGGCTTCGAACTGGAAACGGTCTGGGATGCCAGCCGCACCGTGCGAGTCAGCGGTCATTACGCTTGGCAGCGTTCAACCGACAAGACCAGCCAGACCGATGCCGGCAATGCGCCGCGCCAGCAACTTTCGGCGCAGGGCGACTGGCGCTTCAGCGATAACTGGCGCTTGGCCGGCCGCGTCAACCGGGTGGCGGACCGCCGCCGCCAGGCTGGCGACAACCGGCCGGCCGTGCCTGACTACACCAGCACCGATCTGACCCTGAGTTATGGAAATAGCCGCAGCGCCTGGGATATGAGCCTGATTGCCCGTAATATATTCAACAGCGATATCCGCGAGCCCAGCCAGGCGCCTGGCCTGATCCCGCGCGATTATCCGCAGGCCGGCCGTGCCTGGTTCCTGCAATTGCAGCGCAGGCTTTGA